The Aedes aegypti strain LVP_AGWG chromosome 3, AaegL5.0 Primary Assembly, whole genome shotgun sequence genome contains a region encoding:
- the LOC5575336 gene encoding uncharacterized protein LOC5575336, with protein sequence MSRLDTMNVHLPCFRWLLVLSLVSAFLPPAPASIFYSGHTLPVPIHRTYYESAGEQRLTGNRFEVSVIVQEDILERKQCECIPKYLCRSPRNIIILQSRDCHHHEKVCCET encoded by the exons ATGTCGCGGCTGGATACTATGAATGTGCATCTGCCATGCTTTCGGTGGCTACTGGTGCTAAGTTTGGTCAGTGCATTCCTACCCCCCGCACCGGCTTCTATTTTCTACTCCGGCCACACACTTCCGGTGCCGATACATCGAACCTACTACGAATCCGCCGGCGAACAGCGATTGACCGGCAACCGATTCGAAGTTAGTGTCATAGTACAGGAGGACATTCTCGAAAGAAAACAGTGCGAGTGCATTCCAAAGTATCTATGTCGCTCGCCACgtaatatcataattttgcaaTC GCGAGATTGCCATCATCATGAAAAAGTCTGCTGTGAAACATGA